One segment of Toxotes jaculatrix isolate fToxJac2 chromosome 8, fToxJac2.pri, whole genome shotgun sequence DNA contains the following:
- the LOC121185374 gene encoding uncharacterized protein LOC121185374 isoform X2 — MNLAKNRTLHPHLRDEETLLVENAIRLAIDSIINVLYGVNSSRTYEYQRMVTDRDKEIQRLECRLREIEHELQVLRRQGCTCGLFGNDHSLAGSQASSDRQKGEQGGFEPACMDAEMTAGQPESEMSIPYLFARPPSHVSSQSQESVLPSSPSRMCLDQTCASHSSETSGVSEAARNLPTSPSSLVVKEEPCDIDAVLIKWEMSEERFGEHQESTCSPCQDKESLSVQKKQENRERKKLREKPEADPGGHQITEGEQLRNKKRSVPMSELPEEAQRLKRAAWRAASRRYYARKIARQQANPSRSGTFPHISASPYSQPISFEDKRRRTLISELPEESQTLQREAWRAASRRYYARKIARHQTDPSGETQGPNRAGSHTNSGGIMCS, encoded by the exons ATGAATTTGGCCAAAAACAGAACTTTGCACCCTCACCTGCGCGACGAGGAAACTCTGCTGGTGGAAAACGCCATCCGACTGGCGATAGACTCGATAATAAACGTGCTGTACGGTGTCAACAGCTCCAGGACCTACGAGTACCAGCGGATGGTGACGGACAGGGACAAAGAGATCCAGCGGCTGGAGTGCAGGCTGAGGGAGATAGAGCACGAACTGCAGGTGCTCCGTCGACAGGGATGCACCTGCGGGTTGTTTGGAAACGACCACAGCCTCGCCGGGTCACAGGCTTCCAGTGACCGGCAGAAGGGAGAGCAGGGTGGGTTTGAACCAGCTTGCATGGACGCTGAGATGACAGCAGGGCAGCCAGAGAGTGAAATGAGCATTCCCT ATCTTTTTGCAAGACCCCCCTCGCATGTCTCCTCCCAAAGCCAGGAGTCAGTTCTTCCATCATCCCCCAGCAGAATGTGCCTGGACCAGACCTGCGCCTCCCACTCCTCAGAGACTTCAGGTGTATCAGAGGCAGCCAGAAATCTGCCTACGTCTCCCAGCAGCCTCGTAGTCAAAGAAGAGCCGTGTGATATCGACGCAGTCTTAATCAAGTGGGAAATGAGCGAGGAGAGATTTGGAGAGCATCAGGAGAGCACATGCAGTCCATGTCAGGACAAAGAGAGCCTCAGTGTACAAA AAAAacaggagaacagagagagaaaaaagctcAGGGAGAAACCTGAAGCCGACCCGGGTGGACACCAAATCACAGAGGGAGAACAGCTGAG GAACAAGAAAAGGAGCGTGCCGATGTCCGAGCTGCCGGAGGAGGCTCAGAGACTGAAGAGAGCAGCCTGGAGAGCTGCCTCCAGGCGGTATTACGCCCGAAAAATAGCCCGCCAACAGGCAAACCCCTCACGCTCCGGAACCTTTCCCCACATTTCAGCGTCTCCATATTCACAACCCATCTCTTTTGAggataagaggaggaggacgctgATATCCGAGTTACCTGAAGAGTCTCAGACGCTGCAGAGGGAGGCGTGGAGAGCTGCGTCCAGGAGGTACTACGCTCGAAAAATTGCTCGCCACCAGACCGACCCATCTGGAGAAACTCAGGGACCTAACAGAGCTGGATCCCACACCAACAGTGGAGGAATAATGTGCAGCTGA
- the LOC121185374 gene encoding uncharacterized protein LOC121185374 isoform X1 yields the protein MNLAKNRTLHPHLRDEETLLVENAIRLAIDSIINVLYGVNSSRTYEYQRMVTDRDKEIQRLECRLREIEHELQVLRRQGCTCGLFGNDHSLAGSQASSDRQKGEQGGFEPACMDAEMTAGQPESEMSIPLDLFARPPSHVSSQSQESVLPSSPSRMCLDQTCASHSSETSGVSEAARNLPTSPSSLVVKEEPCDIDAVLIKWEMSEERFGEHQESTCSPCQDKESLSVQKKQENRERKKLREKPEADPGGHQITEGEQLRNKKRSVPMSELPEEAQRLKRAAWRAASRRYYARKIARQQANPSRSGTFPHISASPYSQPISFEDKRRRTLISELPEESQTLQREAWRAASRRYYARKIARHQTDPSGETQGPNRAGSHTNSGGIMCS from the exons ATGAATTTGGCCAAAAACAGAACTTTGCACCCTCACCTGCGCGACGAGGAAACTCTGCTGGTGGAAAACGCCATCCGACTGGCGATAGACTCGATAATAAACGTGCTGTACGGTGTCAACAGCTCCAGGACCTACGAGTACCAGCGGATGGTGACGGACAGGGACAAAGAGATCCAGCGGCTGGAGTGCAGGCTGAGGGAGATAGAGCACGAACTGCAGGTGCTCCGTCGACAGGGATGCACCTGCGGGTTGTTTGGAAACGACCACAGCCTCGCCGGGTCACAGGCTTCCAGTGACCGGCAGAAGGGAGAGCAGGGTGGGTTTGAACCAGCTTGCATGGACGCTGAGATGACAGCAGGGCAGCCAGAGAGTGAAATGAGCATTCCCT TAGATCTTTTTGCAAGACCCCCCTCGCATGTCTCCTCCCAAAGCCAGGAGTCAGTTCTTCCATCATCCCCCAGCAGAATGTGCCTGGACCAGACCTGCGCCTCCCACTCCTCAGAGACTTCAGGTGTATCAGAGGCAGCCAGAAATCTGCCTACGTCTCCCAGCAGCCTCGTAGTCAAAGAAGAGCCGTGTGATATCGACGCAGTCTTAATCAAGTGGGAAATGAGCGAGGAGAGATTTGGAGAGCATCAGGAGAGCACATGCAGTCCATGTCAGGACAAAGAGAGCCTCAGTGTACAAA AAAAacaggagaacagagagagaaaaaagctcAGGGAGAAACCTGAAGCCGACCCGGGTGGACACCAAATCACAGAGGGAGAACAGCTGAG GAACAAGAAAAGGAGCGTGCCGATGTCCGAGCTGCCGGAGGAGGCTCAGAGACTGAAGAGAGCAGCCTGGAGAGCTGCCTCCAGGCGGTATTACGCCCGAAAAATAGCCCGCCAACAGGCAAACCCCTCACGCTCCGGAACCTTTCCCCACATTTCAGCGTCTCCATATTCACAACCCATCTCTTTTGAggataagaggaggaggacgctgATATCCGAGTTACCTGAAGAGTCTCAGACGCTGCAGAGGGAGGCGTGGAGAGCTGCGTCCAGGAGGTACTACGCTCGAAAAATTGCTCGCCACCAGACCGACCCATCTGGAGAAACTCAGGGACCTAACAGAGCTGGATCCCACACCAACAGTGGAGGAATAATGTGCAGCTGA
- the LOC121186109 gene encoding protein rapunzel-like → MMEEEIIEDQAKLKQGLVNVLKCVATISSAAAVVNPIFGVAGSLIRVVLHHIDDEDIRTLKREFGSVNRSLDQLSQQNRNTLVQIKKETLDGQYCQVEENLKNQFRKFMEMVEARPEHRERKKDDFEESYANDLGDQNLHTLYDGVVGKPKLFSKPILEVYLKHSQGDRGTMERLCTRLTYLFCIGLIALMGYSAIIGDDEESISEEWAKKMEHVQKKMQEALRRCEEEAPRTEEEA, encoded by the coding sequence ATGATGGAAGAAGAGATCATTGAGGACCAGGCCAAGCTGAAGCAGGGCCTGGTCAATGTGCTTAAGTGTGTGGCCACCATCTCCTCAGCAGCAGCCGTAGTTAATCCCATCTTTGGCGTGGCTGGCTCTCTGATCCGGGTGGTGCTGCACCACATTGATGACGAGGACATCCGCACCCTGAAACGGGAGTTCGGCTCGGTCAACCGATCCCTGGACCAGCTGTCCCAGCAGAATCGCAACACGCTGGTACAGATCAAGAAGGAAACGCTGGATGGCCAGTACTGTCAGGTGGAGGAGAATCTGAAGAACCAGTTCAGAAAGTTCATGGAGATGGTGGAGGCAAGGCCGGAGCACCGCGAGCGCAAGAAGGACGACTTTGAAGAGAGCTATGCCAATGACTTGGGCGATCAGAACCTGCACACCCTCTACGATGGGGTGGTGGGTAAACCGAAGCTCTTCAGCAAGCCCATCCTGGAGGTCTACCTGAAGCACTCGCAGGGCGACCGTGGCACCATGGAGCGACTCTGCACACGCCTCACCTACCTGTTCTGCATCGGGCTCATCGCCCTCATGGGCTACTCTGCCATCATAGGGGACGATGAAGAGAGTATCAGCGAGGAGTGGGCCAAGAAGATGGAGCACGTGCAAAAGAAGATGCAGGAAGCTCTTCGCAGGTGCGAAGAAGAAGCACCAAGAACTGAAGAAGAAGCATGA
- the LOC121186355 gene encoding protein rapunzel-like: MSSSLERVVAQKKKAIEAVMEMFERGAEVLASTVGELFPLCEAAAPVLRLALDNVQSKEVFYVKEQFLTVKNKLDVLSTQLEDIDCEIKKGRLDSQYFSVEENIRNQFRKYMDILEAKQQFREVKTRLFLEHFAKTGGEKNLFVLYDALMGTNTFGESVLELVERYVARNRRLLEDFCVRMKELLCLGLIALLGHCALTRGQEEEEDKVQEWSSKIEEVESRMKATIESCIASFPEQAKLDAQRLLQEKSEDTLQDTTQQLLEFLVKKYDWVSWSVRLINHSGSTYRNWRAGEHFHHVAGQNWFEVLQVNNINLVVSYSTKPQPVPRDCIRQVMDGQGKKGNAPAVVEVLEKQLCGFVVHAVSRHKESAAAWSFPEECHYWERHKNVAVCVHSE, translated from the exons ATGTCCAGTTCATTGGAGAGGGTTGTGGCCCAGAAGAAGAAGGCCATCGAGGCAGTGATGGAAATGTTTGAGAGGGGGGCCGAGGTGTTGGCCAGCACTGTAGGTGAGCTCTTCCCCCTCTGCGAGGCCGCTGCTCCAGTCCTCCGCCTGGCGTTAGATAACGTCCAGAGCAAAGAGGTCTTCTATGTCAAAGAGCAATTCTTGACGGTGAAGAACAAGCTGGACGTGCTCTCCACACAACTGGAAGACATTGACTGCGAGATCAAGAAGGGGAGATTGGACTCCCAGTACTTCTCCGTGGAAGAGAACATTAGGAACCAGTTTAGGAAATATATGGACATCTTGGAGGCAAAACAACAGTTCAGGGAGGTGAAGACCAGGCTTTTTCTGGAGCACTTTGCTAAaactggaggagagaagaaccTATTTGTGCTGTATGATGCGCTGATGGGCACTAACACCTTTGGAGAGTCAGTTTTAGAGCTGGTAGAAAG GTATGTGGCGAGGAACCGACGTCTCCTGGAAGATTTCTGTGTCCGGATGAAGGAACTCTTGTGTTTGGGCCTGATTGCTCTGCTGGGCCACTGTGCCTTAACACGAGgccaggaggaagaagaggacaaagTCCAAGAGTGGAGCAGCAAAATTGAAGAAGTAGAGTCCAGGATGAAGGCAACCATTGAGTCCTGCATTGCTTCCTTCCCAGAGCAAGCAAAGTTAGACGCCCAGCGACTCCTGCAAGAAAAATCAGAAGACACCCTGCAAGATACGACTCAGCAGCTTCTGGAGTTCTTAGTGAAAAAGTATGATTGGGTCAGCTGGTCAGTGAGGCTAATCAACCATTCAGGCAGCACCTACCGGAACTGGCGAGCAGGGGAGCACTTTCATCACGTGGCGGGGCAGAACTGGTTCGAGGTGCTCCAAGTGAACAACATAAACCTGGTGGTGTCGTACAGCACCAAACCCCAGCCGGTGCCCCGCGACTGCATCCGACAGGTGATGGATGGTCAGGGGAAGAAGGGAAATGCCCCGGCAGTGGTAGAGGTGTTGGAGAAGCAGCTGTGCGGGTTTGTTGTTCACGCCGTCAGTCGCCACaaggagtctgcagctgcatGGAGCTTTCCAGAAGAATGTCACTACTGGGAGAGACACAAGaatgtggcagtgtgtgtgcactctgaGTAA